One window from the genome of Oryza glaberrima chromosome 3, OglaRS2, whole genome shotgun sequence encodes:
- the LOC127768537 gene encoding sulfate transporter 1.2-like, translated as MPRAVSDGGEAIDADIASRTSSHSHMDGGHHHHHHGHKVQFPPKKKLIDEFTDAVKETFFADDPLRQYKDQPMSKKVLISLQNFFPVLDWGRHYTFRKFRGDLVSGLTIASLCIPQDIGYAKLAGLLPNYGLYSSFVPPLIYAMMGSSRDIAIGPVAVVSLLLGTLLQNEFDPKKNQEEYTRLAFTATFFAGVTQAALGFLRLGFIIEFLSHAAIVGFMAGAAITIALQQLKGFLGIANFTKKTDIISVMKSVWGNVHHGWNWQTILIGASFLAFLLVAKYIAKKNKKLFWVAAIAPLTSVIISTLFVYITRADKHGVVIVKYIKKGINPPSASLIYFSGPNLMKGFRIGVIAGMIGLTEAIAIGRTFAGLKDYKIDGNKEMVALGTMNIVGSMTSCYIATGSFSRSAVNYMAGCQTAVSNIVMSIVVLLTLELITPLFKYTPNAILSSIIISAVLGLVDYHTAYLIWKVDKLDFLACLGAFFGVIFSSVEYGLLIAVAISLAKILLQVTRPRTVLLGNLPRTTLYRNIDQYPEATLVPGVVIVRVDSAIYFTNSNYVKDRILRWLRDEEERQQEQKLQKTEFLIVELSPVIDIDTSGIHALEDLFRALEKRKIQLILANPGPAVILKLRSAKFTDLIGEDKIFLTVGDAVKKFAPKAVENV; from the exons ATGCCGCGAGCCGTGTCCGACGGGGGCGAGGCCATCGACGCCGACATCGCCAGCCGGACGTCATCGCACAGCCACATGGACGGcggccatcatcatcatcatcacggCCACAAGGTCCAGTTCCCACCGAAGAAGAAGCTCATCGACGAGTTCACCGACGCCGTGAAGGAGACGTTCTTCGCCGACGACCCGTTGCGGCAGTACAAGGACCAGCCGATGTCAAAGAAGGTGTTGATCAGCCTGCAAAACTTCTTCCCGGTGCTGGACTGGGGCCGGCACTACACCTTCCGCAAGTTCAGGGGCGACCTCGTCTCCGGCCTCACCATTGCCAGCCTCTGCATACCCCAG GACATCGGTTATGCGAAGCTTGCTGGCCTATTACCAAATTATGGACTGT ACAGCAGCTTCGTACCGCCTTTGATATACGCGATGATGGGAAGTTCCAGGGATATAGCCATTGGTCCAGTGGCCGTCGTTTCGCTGCTGCTTGGCACTCTCCTCCAGAATGAGTTTGATCCCAAGAAGAATCAGGAAGAGTACACCCGGCTGGCCTTCACTGCAACGTTCTTCGCTGGGGTCACCCAGGCAGCGCTCGGATTCCTCAG GCTAGGGTTTATCATAGAGTTCTTGTCCCATGCTGCCATCGTTGGATTCATGGCGGGAGCGGCCATCACCATTGCCCTTCAGCAGCTTAAAGGCTTCCTTGGAATTGCAAACTTCACCAAGAAGACTGACATCATCTCGGTCATGAAATCAGTCTGGGGAAATGTTCACCATGGG TGGAACTGGCAGACGATATTGATCGGAGCATCCTTCCTGGCATTCCTCCTGGTTGCAAAATACATT GCAAAGAAGAATAAGAAACTCTTTTGGGTGGCTGCAATTGCACCACTCACTTCGGTGATCATATCCACCCTTTTTGTCTATATCACTCGAGCAGACAAGCATGGTGTCGTGATT GTCAAGTACATAAAGAAAGGCATCAATCCACCTTCAGCTAGTCTCATATACTTCAGTGGCCCAAACCTGATGAAAGGATTCAGAATAGGAGTAATAGCTGGCATGATAGGCCTAACA GAAGCAATTGCAATAGGAAGAACATTCGCTGGCCTGAAGGACTACAAGATTGACGGAAACAAGGAAATGGTTGCTCTAGGAACAATGAACATTGTTGGTTCAATGACTTCTTGCTACATAGCTACAG GTTCTTTCTCGCGGTCAGCAGTCAATTACATGGCTGGCTGCCAAACAGCGGTATCCAATATTGTTATGTCAATTGTAGTACTGCTCACACTGGAGCTGATTACTCCATTGTTCAAGTATACGCCCAATGCCATCCTTTCTTCCATCATCATATCAGCAGTGCTTGGCTTAGTCGACTACCACACAGCATACCTTATCTGGAAGGTTGATAAACTTGATTTTCTGGCATGCTTAGGAGCATTCTTTGGCGTCATATTTTCATCAGTGGAGTATGGTCTGCTAATTGCG GTTGCGATCTCACTCGCTAAAATTCTTCTACAAGTTACACGACCCAGAACAGTTTTGCTTGGTAACCTTCCAAGAACAACATTATATAGGAATATCGACCAGTATCCAGAAGCTACCTTGGTACCAGGAGTGGTAATAGTTAGGGTGGACTCAGCTATCTACTTCACAAACTCGAACTATGTTAAAGACAG AATCCTGAGGTGGCTGAGGGACGAGGAAGAACGTCAGCAGGAACAGAAGCTACAGAAAACTGAGTTTCTGATTGTTGAGCTATCTC CGGTAATTGACATTGATACAAGTGGAATCCATGCCTTGGAGGATCTATTTAGAGCACTTGAAAAGCGCAAAATCCAG CTGATTCTAGCCAATCCGGGGCCAGCTGTGATCCTGAAGCTCCGATCAGCGAAATTCACGGATCTCATCGGTGAAGACAAGATATTCCTGACTGTCGGGGACGCAGTGAAGAAATTTGCTCCTAAGGCAGTGGAGAATGTCTGA
- the LOC127768538 gene encoding sulfate transporter 1.2-like: MPRAVSDGADNLDADMDNGAAQQQHDGYNVGAPPKKNLLAEFAGTVKETFFSDEPMRRYKDQPRSRKLWLALQHVFPVFEWGSQYTLAKFKGDLIAGLTLASLVIPQDIGYAKLANLPPEIGLHSSFVPPLIYALMGTSRELAMGPVAVISLLLGTLLQEEIDPKKNPLDYRRLAFTATFFAGVTQAALGFCRLGFIIAFLSHAAIIGFMAGAAITIALQQLKGFLGIANFTKKTDIISVMKSVWGNVHHGWNWQTILIGASFLAFLLVAKYIGKKNKKLFWVPAIAPLISVIISTLFVYITRADKQGVAIVKNVKKGINPPSASLIFFTGPYLLKGFKIGVVAGMISLTEAIAVGRTFAGLNDYQIDGNKEMLALGTMNVVGSMTSCYIATGGFARSAVNCMAGGKTPMSNIVMSTVVLLALLWITPLFKYTPNATISSIIISAVLGLFDFESAYLIWKVDKLDFMACLGAFLGVIFSSVEYGLLIAVVISLIKVLLHVTRPRTALLGNLPRTIIYRNVEQYPEATKVPGMLIVRVDSAIYFTNSNYVKERMLRWLRDEEEHQKEQKLPKIEFLIVDLSPVNDIDTSGIHAFKELLRTLEKRQIQLIFANPGAAVIQKLRSAKFTELIGEDKICLTVGDAVKKFAPQLTENV, translated from the exons ATGCCGCGAGCCGTGTCCGACGGTGCCGACAACCTCGACGCCGACATGGACAACGGCGccgcgcagcagcagcacgacgGCTACAATGTCGGCGCGCCACCGAAGAAGAACCTCCTGGCGGAGTTCGCCGGCACGGTGAAGGAGACGTTCTTCTCCGACGAGCCGATGCGGCGGTACAAGGACCAGCCGAGGTCCAGGAAGCTGTGGCTTGCCCTGCAGCACGTCTTCCCGGTGTTCGAATGGGGCAGCCAATACACCCTCGCCAAGTTCAAGGGCGACCTCATTGCCGGCCTCACCCTTGCCAGCCTCGTCATACCTCAG GACATCGGCTACGCGAAGCTTGCTAACCTGCCACCAGAGATTGGGCTGC ACAGTAGCTTCGTCCCGCCATTGATATACGCTCTGATGGGCACCTCAAGGGAGCTAGCAATGGGTCCAGTGGCCGTCATCTCACTGCTGCTTGGTACTCTCCTCCAGGAGGAGATTGACCCAAAGAAGAACCCGCTAGATTACAGACGGCTCGCCTTCACAGCGACCTTCTTTGCAGGAGTCACACAGGCAGCGCTGGGTTTCTGCAGGCTAGGGTTCATCATAGCGTTCCTGTCTCATGCTGCCATCATCGGATTcatggccggcgccgccatcaCCATTGCTCTTCAGCAGCTTAAAGGCTTCCTTGGAATTGCAAACTTCACCAAGAAGACTGACATCATCTCGGTCATGAAATCAGTCTGGGGAAATGTTCACCATGGG TGGAACTGGCAGACAATATTGATCGGAGCATCATTTTTGGCATTCCTCCTGGTTGCCAAGTACATC ggcaagaagaacaagaagctCTTCTGGGTCCCAGCAATTGCACCACTCATTTCGGTGATCATTTCAACTTTGTTCGTCTACATCACTCGTGCTGACAAACAAGGCGTCGCAATC GTAAAAAACGTCAAGAAAGGCATCAATCCACCTTCAGCTAGCCTGATATTTTTCACTGGCCCATACTTGCTCAAAGGATTCAAAATTGGAGTAGTAGCTGGAATGATAAGCCTTACG GAAGCGATTGCAGTTGGAAGAACATTTGCTGGATTGAACGATTACCAGATAGATGGGAACAAAGAAATGTTGGCTCTAGGAACCATGAATGTGGTCGGTTCAATGACGTCTTGCTATATAGCCACAG GTGGTTTTGCACGATCAGCAGTCAATTGCATGGCTGGAGGTAAAACACCAATGTCCAATATTGTTATGTCAACTGTAGTATTGCTTGCACTCCTGTGGATCACTCCATTGTTCAAGTACACGCCCAATGCCACCATTTCTTCCATCATCATATCAGCTGTGCTTGGCCTATTTGACTTTGAATCAGCCTACCTTATCTGGAAGGTTGATAAGTTGGACTTCATGGCGTGCTTGGGGGCATTCCTTGGAGTAATATTTTCATCTGTGGAGTATGGCTTGCTCATTGCG GTTGTAATATCACTAATCAAAGTTCTGCTCCATGTAACACGGCCAAGGACAGCTTTGCTTGGCAACCTTCCAAGAACGATTATCTATAGAAATGTTGAACAATATCCAGAAGCTACCAAGGTGCCAGGGATGCTAATTGTAAGAGTGGACTCAGCAATATACTTCACAAACTCCAATTATGTTAAAGAAAG AATGCTGAGATGGCtgagagatgaggaagaacatcAAAAGGAACAGAAGTTACCAAAAATTGAGTTTCTGATTGTTGACCTATCTC CTGTAAATGATATTGACACAAGTGGAATCCATGCCTTCAAAGAGTTGTTGAGGACACTTGAAAAGCGCCAGATTCAG CTGATTTTCGCCAATCCTGGGGCGGCTGTGATCCAAAAGCTCCGGTCAGCAAAATTCACAGAGCTCATTGGTGAAGACAAGATATGCCTGACAGTTGGTGACGCCGTAAAGAAATTTGCTCCCCAGTTGACTGAGaatgtctga
- the LOC127767625 gene encoding uncharacterized protein LOC127767625: MRRHGGSEASPSIIHTSSIALLQERFRNLQKVKEMREAGNKELNRVRPADAHDRAAAAGSASASALGLGLHHAAVNGTNEQPRWFLHPDLVRPPSRPLHHGSGVVQASPSTPATTSPWTTMQNSGYRGDVDVDTSLHL, from the coding sequence ATGAGAAGGCATGGCGGCAGCGAGGCCTCCCCTTCGATCATCCACACATCTTCCATAGCTCTCCTCCAGGAGAGGTTCAGAAACCTGCAGAAGGTGAAGGAGATGAGGGAGGCGGGCAACAAGGAGCTGAACAGGGTGCGCCCCGCCGACGCTcacgaccgcgccgccgccgccggctcggcgtcggcgtcggctctCGGCCTTGGCCTTCATCACGCGGCGGTGAACGGCACCAATGAGCAGCCGAGGTGGTTCTTGCACCCGGACTTGGtccggccgccgtcgaggcctCTGCATCACGGCAGCGGCGTCGTCCaggcctcgccgtcgacgccggcgacgacgagcccgTGGACGACGATGCAGAATTCAGGCTACAGAGGCGACGTAGACGTCGACACCTCGCTTCATCTGTAA